GATAGACTTGTCAATGActtcaatttacaattttacgttTGCAAACAAAATTGAACTTTAACCTCATACAAATAGAATTTAAAATCATGGTTTCGGTAAAACGTTTAGACGGCTTCCGTCTAGAAAAGTTTAAGATGTTTCACATGAAATCAAACCTTACGCAACTGCAAATTAAGTCCACAATCAATGTGACTCAGTGTCACAATCGACACTAGTAATAATCTGGTCGCCAGACACCACCCCATGGTCCGCCTTCAAATGCTTGAGGATGCAGTGCACAGACTTGTCGATGTTGGCGTATTTGGTGCACTTGAACTGGCAAATCTTGCAGGAGTAGAACTCGTCCTCGTCGCTTTCGAACACTTTCCAGACCCAGCTGTTTTCGTCTGTATAAAAAATCGGTGTCAGAATACTGAGTAAGATAGTTTTAACCTCGTAAGTCCACCGTACAAAATTTTCCTCTAATTTGAACGTATAGTAAATTGGGAtgagttttgtttgtttgagaaaccaatgaaacaaaataatattactttATTCTGTTGATATTGTATGAAAGGTTCTAATTAGATTGAACCTGAGTACAGTCGGAGGCataaatatcgatccagacaaatggcttaaaaatatgtgaacacgacgaatatgtctaaggtgtaagagcgtacacatatttttgaaactttgggaatatatatatatttatgcccttaacTGTACACATTGTAAAGCATATTGGGCCTTACGAAGTTAATAAAGGAACATTATCTTTGAGACAAGATATAGGTAAAATATTATGGAATGCAAATCAACATCTATCTGTTCCAAATCTAAACAGCTATGCCATTAGAGTAAGTTGATGTTTATTGTATTGACTGCTTGAAAACGTAACATcagttacagatgtagtgcataatagggtaatctacaatttttttatgaatagtatcagtcgatcaggtttgttttgaggatcaaatgtctgtatgggatccatcacgaattaataaactagtggatgtgaaatgactcctatttagtatgaaaaccagtgtcgctaaactcacacattcatagccacgttaaaatacgtcacacacttacaaaattgctctgattcgtagcaactttccataccaaaaggttattaccggtggacatttctcgaacgaatatcaactgtaggctacatgagtgacggtttaaaatataatgtcaaagctatatgacatacgactctttcattatctcattaatctcacaaaagctcgctcaacgttcacctaatacaactactcaacaccagatggcgttattttatagttttaaaatcacttacttattacaggcgagaaaagggctaaaaaaccagtataagtaaggtctaattaagcatggtttgttacggatctcacggtcacgttacactggtgttttcgggatctctacacgcctgcgagtagctaaccgttggaacttctttccattcgacgatatagggaggggacagtgtaatcggagtgttttatcgatatttgtgtgttcagttaggtattgatatttcattaccgtatgttttaacacatttagatgatactttatttatgattataatataggtagtgataatcgtgattgtatgaaaaataatatgtacaacaaatatctaactagaaatttgtttcttattaattgaccaactaggttgttaatgtgaacattaaatatatcttaaagtcaaacagataaaatcatagttctataaaggtctattaactcggtattgctgttattttgtaataacaaatctgcaattacttacataggtaagtattcgtctttaacaatatatttacttgtagcagcatttaaggccaatctagacgggacaacctgattaaattgtcaaattaattgtatggtgtgaaagcatacatgaaactggctcatcgatcccacttgatttgattgtaagattgtgacctatcaaatcaggaaggggggcggcaaaattccaatatttgacgctagtttgcgtggtatggaacactttttattaatttagtgagcccgaatgtcactaataattactaaattagtaactaagttttaggcgtgtggacgctagatgagatgtatggcaattttatccccagaaatctttctctaagaaatgctccgagcaaatggtgctatatttttgcggaaactaattttcttgcccagtagcattgatccatttatttttaatatcggcatcttgtgggaacctacaataattaataataaagaaatagaaaatataaatcgtTTGTTCATGGCaaattgcatgcattgtacgcataagtacattaagtacctagtctaattattttaacgatgaaaatatgatgggtgtaaaaaacaaaaacgtatgtaaaggaatacgaaggtttgaaaggttgccatgaaatgaccccgacttaacttagtgcttgatgaccagagctgccatatttacttagacattgattatcccaaattgtaattagaaacgtgtctaaaataataatttattaccgaaccaaacctcaaacttgaaatatcgtaactttaactttatcgatataaatatcgacattgcgcagcatctgagtagcgaagttatttgacatttaggatagcgaatattccagataaacgtaaagaatagtgacaaaggattgtgaactctaagttctaactgataaaatatagacttacttaacgaacattcgtaaataatgcaaaataaacagatttttcgtattaatcggattatatttaaataaataaccaccggtgatgggaaatacctccacgtgaaagattttttaaaccgctgtgatttctgcagcttaatactgcacaatacggcattttaaatttaattatcaatttttgttagacgagcgtacgtacgacgtgaatgtcattcgagcatgaagtttacacaacaactgagcatagtctgtgcataaagtaagtcggtcgctactaactgtcggatagacgggaacgcccacttgccatctccatcctactccgtgggatccattgtcttaaagcaatacaaaagtcacaaatgatggtcaaagtctggcacccgcactttactgacgaaacgcttcatacaaaatgacattacatCGTAACGTCAGCATGCAACGTCGCTAAcgcttaggccaggattacactcgtaagttttacttacgtaagtagggacaaagctatttgctagaatgagataacgatattcatatctcattctgtagtatagctgtgtccctacatacgtaagtaaaacttacaagtgtaatcctggccttagaagagttagaattcgtggaaaacaaggaaattgcgattttgtcggtgaaatattgcgtttatgtatattgttgccttgccatacatttttttttaaatacaatgtaaggaatcgaatggtaccattatttctttttctatttggaagtaaaaaaaaaaaatttctaatttattgtgatattttctgtctatttaactagattaaattataaaattcaacatgtgtcaactaccctattgttttctatcgtattttctcggaaacgttcgtatttgtcattctacttcagtcaacctcagtactttttgtgccgacactgactgaaatagcgagacacgttcgtacgtttccgtaaaaatacgatggaaaataattatgcactacatctgtaccgtTGGATCACAGCTgcaaaaaataagcatagaagaattttgagatctgtttttctggacctacatctacagtggcgccaactggtgaccaCAAAAACCCTCATTAATGGACGACCCCTAACCCCTAACAGTAACAGCAATATACAGCTAACTCACCTGCAACCTTAGTGTACACCTCCTTGTGAATCATCTTGATGTGTCTGTTCATGTTGCCTGTGGCGTTGCCGCCGTGTGAGATGTTTCGGTTGCACAGCTTGCATTGGGCCTGGGTTCCGCTAAGCTTCTTGAAGTAGGACCATACCCAGCTTCGGGGAGCCTTCTTGTCCCCTGACAGTGTCTCTACTGTAACAATAGGTAAGTTAGTGCTAgagtaagaaaaaaccggctaagCGCGAGTcggcgcacaaagggttccgtaccattgcgcaaaaaatggcaaaaaaatcacgtttgttgtatgggagctagGGTTTACACGACGAATCTAAAACGTATGGGAAGATCCGCGGATCCGGATCcagataatttcatacatttcggatccaAATTGCAAACCCTAATGGGAGcccgacttaaatatttattttattttgtttttaatatttgttgttatagcagcgccaacagaaatacatcatctgtgaaaatttaactgtctagcaatcggttcatgagatacagcctggtgacagacggacagacggacggacagtggagtcttagtaatagggtcccatttttaccctttgggtacggaacccttaaaactcACCTAATATTAATTAGTTTGTTTATTAACCATTGAAATATAAGATAATAATCATTGATACAATCTAATTATATTTCgaaaattttaggttattatcaaatcgataattatcaggcataaaaatcacgataattataCATAAACCAACTCACCAACACTCCCGTCATCATAGTCCTTATCCGTGATTTCCTCCGTTTTCACAGCATAGGGTGTCTCCACTTCCTGAAGGTCCAGGAAGGAGTCCGCCTCCCCCTTGCCCCTCACTTCCACTTGGTAGACGTCCGGGTGACGAGTGCGGACGTGGCGGTTCATGTTGTTAGTGTTGCAACCCTGTCAGATAATACTTTGTTAAtccataccacagaataaataatagtactaccgtgcagaaaggaaacttcctacaaaaccgaagtttgacagcgcgGTTCAGGGTccaatcatgctatccctttctaatacatggtactatccctttcggctatttagggttgtcaaaattcaagtcattatcttatctgtggtcgtgcacgcaatgggacgtcaagttgtgccaaccctaataattgctcggagcaatgctgagccgaacggagccgagtttgcccaaAGCGAGGATTCGCACCCCtgtccatacttaatattataaatgcgaaagtatgtctgtctgtctgtgtgttacctcttcacgcttaaaccactgaaccgatttagttgaaatttggtacagagatagtttgagtcccggggaaggacataggatagtttttatgtcggaaatcatccctaaagagagtcctccactttcgtcttaagcatCTGATTGTATTGGAGCGGCTTTTCGTCGGCGGGTTCGTGTGTATGTGTACAAATACAAAACGAACCTTGATAGACAGTACGACGTTGCAGATGTTGCAACGGAAGATGATGGTGCTCAGCTTGTCGAAGTATTTCCACACCCAGCTGCGTTTCCGAGTCTCTGGAACACACAACAttcattatatataaatataacatttattatcaaaatatttagatcagtacggtttcacttactattatattatattatacgaggcgggcggcgcgaaCACTCGTCCCTGAGGAAGGATTTCCGATGAATCCGatacatgtcgccaaaagcgactaaaaataatagtcagtgaaaccgtactgatctaaatattttgaagtatgtctcacgatagtttaatttcgaatattCATTATcggtcggtagtgaccctgcctacggaGCAGGTCCCGGGTTCATATTTCAGCAGCCAGTTCGTCCATAAACAGACGAAGGCTGACCTCCACACATCGGTGGGGAGCGACCCGCAACAGCCGTCGCAGCTGCCGTAGACATGGGGAAAAgcgttacattttgatatcagtgactAACGATCCCGTTCCAAAAAAGTCACAGTGCAAAGTCATCGTGACTTTGTCACGCCTGTTACCCGTGTCACTGCATGATATTTGTGGTAGCGCCTCAGGCGTCATCCGATGTTCGCCACTTACGAACACCCCGACTGAGCCCGATTAGAGCCGAGTTACAGACACAGCGTCAGTTCAGTAAACTTCAGTAGCGTCACGCTCCGCGTTTGTCGTGATTTGAGTAACAGACTGCGCTAGGAACAGTATTAGGAACGTATGTGATTTTGTAACGTTGTTCTTTTGTGAAAAAGTGACACCTTtgatgtattattaattatagctatgcccctacgcttcctaattcttataaaaattaaaaattcgaaaaaaatctaacgtaggCGTggattgtgtcaaaatattttcaataatgttaataaccagagaggaaaatgaggactatgtttgtatgagtTCATCTATATATTGTAAGTATTcatctatatctatctattatgTATAACGTCGTTTAGtagccacaacacaagcctttttgagcttactgtaggggagaccgaggtgagttgtgtaattgtcgattttttggaacctattaaCTGTTAGCAAGCTCGCAACAGTACGCTTatgttagctagtaacttgaactaacaaacactcgctattgcgagctcgttattagttaatagattccaaaaaatcgacgatgtcacaactcacctcggtctcccctaggGCTAATTATTTTGGCTActaatcttataaaataaatgtgaaagtaactgtctgtctatctatctgtttccttccttccttccaaAAGAGATAGTTTTAGGCCCGGGGAGGGACaagggatagtttttatcaatcatcatcatcataggcagaagctagtaatttaataaaattataacactTACCATGGTCACGTTTGTATTTCCTTTTCTTCGGGATCAGAACATACTGAACGTTAGACGGCTCACAGTCCGTCAGGGCGATGGTTTTTTCGCTGACAACCTCCTCCGTAGGCCCTTCGCAGACCTCACCCAAGATCACCGGCTGCGTCTTCTCCACACCATCGTCATTGAGAACATTCAACTGAAGGAACTCTATGCGAAACCCCACCGTTGAATCGGCGTTCTTATGTAAATCTATGACCTCGGCATGACTTGTTTTTAAATGGTCTAACAGATCTAAGGATTTCTCTGAAGCTTGGACCACTTTCTCGCATATGTTGCATCGTTGGACATTGTCATCCTTcttcaaaaaatatattgacaccCATTCTGGCAGTTCTTCTGGGTTCTGCAACGCTGGaatcattattatatatttatttttgtgtcaGTGTACCTGATAATTGTACGacattataataactaaataaaaggataaataaataaaaggcattctcatttataaacttttttaatatataaagtCAAATGTTACATTCTCACTGAGAAATAATTACTTTTAGatcaaaaatacattaata
The sequence above is drawn from the Cydia strobilella chromosome 2, ilCydStro3.1, whole genome shotgun sequence genome and encodes:
- the LOC134750046 gene encoding uncharacterized protein LOC134750046 isoform X1; the protein is MCKFHSYNCLSFVPGEDLVQCVPTRKGHQILYKGYTYVFKSRLQCGAEQWCCSYRQKTGCISVINMQMCGVEVVRDFHNHKKPMFSDTLQNPEELPEWVSIYFLKKDDNVQRCNICEKVVQASEKSLDLLDHLKTSHAEVIDLHKNADSTVGFRIEFLQLNVLNDDGVEKTQPVILGEVCEGPTEEVVSEKTIALTDCEPSNVQYVLIPKKRKYKRDHETRKRSWVWKYFDKLSTIIFRCNICNVVLSIKGCNTNNMNRHVRTRHPDVYQVEVRGKGEADSFLDLQEVETPYAVKTEEITDKDYDDGSVVETLSGDKKAPRSWVWSYFKKLSGTQAQCKLCNRNISHGGNATGNMNRHIKMIHKEVYTKVADENSWVWKVFESDEDEFYSCKICQFKCTKYANIDKSVHCILKHLKADHGVVSGDQIITSVDCDTESH
- the LOC134750046 gene encoding uncharacterized protein LOC134750046 isoform X2, producing the protein MCKFHSYNCLSFVPGEDLVQCVPTRKGHQILYKGYTYVFKSRLQCGAEQWCCSYRQKTALQNPEELPEWVSIYFLKKDDNVQRCNICEKVVQASEKSLDLLDHLKTSHAEVIDLHKNADSTVGFRIEFLQLNVLNDDGVEKTQPVILGEVCEGPTEEVVSEKTIALTDCEPSNVQYVLIPKKRKYKRDHETRKRSWVWKYFDKLSTIIFRCNICNVVLSIKGCNTNNMNRHVRTRHPDVYQVEVRGKGEADSFLDLQEVETPYAVKTEEITDKDYDDGSVVETLSGDKKAPRSWVWSYFKKLSGTQAQCKLCNRNISHGGNATGNMNRHIKMIHKEVYTKVADENSWVWKVFESDEDEFYSCKICQFKCTKYANIDKSVHCILKHLKADHGVVSGDQIITSVDCDTESH